In Siniperca chuatsi isolate FFG_IHB_CAS linkage group LG20, ASM2008510v1, whole genome shotgun sequence, the following proteins share a genomic window:
- the LOC122867918 gene encoding cytochrome b-245 chaperone 1 homolog has product MGYMTVEEQSFTLLHLKRSPGIRSWSLLVGIASVGLAAAYYSSDSILWKLFYVTGCLFVAMQNMEEWEEAVFDKTKNLIELKSVSLYALVLTLWRKGQEKVVLDLTQLCDVCIQEERVRYLGKGYLLMLRLAAGFSYPLTQSATMGGRSDVEAVAALLKRFLGLEELQQRRQQEEEAEYGEGEEDSLDNSSDSDDEADKL; this is encoded by the exons ATGGGATACATGACAGTAGAGGAGCAGAGCTTCACCCTGCTCCACCTGAAGAGATCCCCTGGCATTCGTTCCTGGTCTCTTCTTGtcg GTATAGCATCTGTTGGGTTGGCAGCTGCATACTACAGCTCAG ACAGCATCTTGTGGAAGCTTTTCTACGTGACCGGCTGTCTGTTTGTAGCCATGCAGAACATGGAGGAATGGGAGGAGGCTGTGTTTGACAAAACCAAGAACCTGATTGAGCTCAAAAGTGTTAGCTTGTACGCTTTAGTCCTGACGTTATGGAGGAAGGGGCAAGAGAAAG ttGTGTTGGATCTGACACAGCTGTGTGACGTCTGCATCCAGGAAGAGAGGGTTCGCTATTTGGGTAAGGGCTACTTGCTGATGCTGAGGCTGGCTGCAGGCTTCTCCTACCCCCTGACTCAGAGTGCCACAATGGGGGGACGCAG TGATGTGGAGGCAGTGGCTGCATTGCTGAAGCGCTTCCTGGggctggaggagctgcagcaacgcaggcagcaggaggaagaggcagagtatggagagggggaggaagattCTTTGGACAACAGCAGTGATTCGGATGATGAAGCAGACAAACTCTGA